From one Rhopalosiphum padi isolate XX-2018 chromosome 2, ASM2088224v1, whole genome shotgun sequence genomic stretch:
- the LOC132920381 gene encoding zinc finger homeobox protein 4 isoform X2 — protein sequence MPSPIPVQSSSPTGGGLVDRAAGWTTDTPPETNSAAISSNAATAAAVVVADMSPEEEQSSSPVTGVIAGRDDEERRLTSPPSGSKFDSVASKPDAESESWANSSDVEKFDGKIVYNPDGSAYIIEDNSELSEDDGVDLPSELLGSGSIVDGRGVNLSQAEVFPQIANAFYVSRANYGDLYEQQQQQQTNSAPAAAALNRVFQDKKIVPEVPVMHSYRVYTVRDKAGASDNRTPPLSNDCSTVPVKPILMCFICKLSFGYAKSFVAHATGEHGVTLQEDEYNILGHKNASAIVQCVGKEKEPLVSFLEPLALPANKAHTRTASPSQSSSSSSPNAAHKVPNAFINDGNRSSSSDGGGGSGGDQKGCPESLVVHRRNSTPPTSSPSVNTVPETSVSLPQSGSPRSNVNSFSISKNNNCSNKAAASATGSRSNMYDCIMDLTRKSPISALAVSSGTSARSNSASPGASPSPGTTLSPQLISGNAPLSYPQPPPNFMTGTTIGVCPDHMNGRPSGVDCARCELILSSSRLGGVGGSLVGMHSRNSCKTLKCPKCNWHYKYQETLEIHMKEKHPESETSCVYCIAGQPHPRLARGETYTCGYKPYRCEVCNYSTTTKGNLSIHMQSDKHLNNMQELQNGGVAGNEMQRHQASSPSQHPKQSSAMSPGSTSSQHPAMNSPMINQKPKPTFRCEVCNYETNVARNLRIHMTSEKHTHNIMVLQQSVKHMQTLNALQTHHQQQMNFESLMHFHPGLTLPGDKPPPHTEAALADMAYNQALLIQMMTGGQMPPHFAGDVSPHVDTDIGLNPETMEPPPEPVDKNPNFMFQCSTCSTFVTDSLETLSHHLSTDRTKVREQEILTVVAGNYICNLCTYKTNLKANFQLHCKTDKHLQRLQHVNHVKEGGPQNEWKLKYMSSPGGVQVRCNACDYYTNSTHKLQLHCSGQRHEAASLLFRYLRDNDAGEASVYHCLLCEFSSKDKLPLLQHVRTVKHMQMEQLHQMQRRSDGKDIQTDINMVFQVTSAPQTSMSVDSDQEQDRENKGDNESPNMSMDAMKAESSEQFELDSNLNSPKITEGQEQLTPTDQKKNELYCPLCQDVFEDLINFEKHLMNIHSVNSEGLQRLLSLVNQSHWLNSSKSSQQSPPHTSTSPPSPDLDKSIEKSDEIQDQDTDENKCPTCQKVCKNIDDLCQHQNDTGHVEIKQTPNGPGYLCWKKGCNLYFTTVQNLHIHFREVHAGQQNILVSEKHVYKYRCNQCSLAFKTLDKLQAHSQYHAIRDLTKCILCRRSFRTVATFQKHLQTAHPDLAQADLEALKQNSMLQFEQSADEKMEIDESVDDEEEKDEEPECDNSDDSIAFKQQQLIEDYMNGQTLAEDGYNDSERKYKCHRCKVAFTNQKYLTHHNKTLLHRKGEKQTYPMEKYLDPNRPFKCEVCKESFTQKNILLVHYNSVLHLHKLKRSMQEQQQQLNNNNTPIVSNNSSFAAVNASKTSGSTSEDDDKKPYKCNICKVAYTQGSTLDIHMRSVLHQTRASKLHDLALAGQVDLTKPIIEQPEQGSRPPSQNRQDAESQASSKDEQQQPLQLQQQQQQQPQPQPQNHHQKGNQLSCQRCNALFSNQDQLNTHQQLYCMFGTPMNMLPMNPTLAFAANNLSAAVQGPKSPSQQITLTEEQLLKVPLALQGKKHSHMYKLLESYGFDLVMQFNENHQKRKENEKLLQELTAQIEMEQQANAVKEEINEINEEDTGDLPEVAKSTCVHCNKEFSSVWVLKAHCEEVHKDLVPFDFLEKYAKQIKCEIEKKGNEPPTVNTTMSLPSSTSVSTTTTPTARIGSPSEDVSVKTENEQDIEAQTENADYMSNAATSSTGEPSNVNMSGVPPNIPLSVAQHLNEMQAAFNAMAASQLTQQLQQFNPMMVASMAGLGMGLPLGLNMQALAAMNLQPPLVPMMMPPPNFESIMSSQQNTIFQQQPNSIDPTGILAKQQQLLQQQQQVQQNSQQKRARTRITDDQLKILRAHFDINNSPSEDQIQEMASQSGLPPKVIKHWFRNTLFKERQRNKDSPYNFNNPPSTTLNLEEYEKTGEAKVMPLTQPIPIIENTDVIVIKEAPKTPTFAKKKPLQTSTPNNNTVVRAQSQTPTFPQQQTFAQNFSRPFTTQPMESPVKMESQVKPELKDAETSQPETKFPWGNPESPSKRRDSVEEKQNLYLHHDRGSPLDLNAAENLTLSSILTSQHQEINMSNAISTSNMLPPKISASSFTSPPQMSVTTQSGPRSISPGRSPNSSDGFPHSIMMNQSSGGSGGSTSSGKRANRTRFTDCQIKVLQEFFENNAYPKDDDLEYLSKLLNLSPRVIVVWFQNARQKARKVYENQPAVEPAPGIVEEGSNRFQRTPGLNYQCNKCLLVFQRYYELIRHQKTHCFKEEDAKRSAQAQAAAAHIAAALSSEDSNSSTVENHQGQSANSNPMTPNPTPTPSLTYPTSPIQTSSSHDKENVYNCEHCNSVFTKLDQWKEHQQVHLMNPNLFPTYHPESAFGILQQQAQLHQQQQQLQQQQSQSQQMSGTSEMNANPTSLILSMMQQNNKRSFDEFDDHSDKETEFTKDKRLRTTILPEQLDYLYQKYQIESNPSRKMLESIAQEVGLKKRVVQVWFQNTRARERKGQFRAHSQAINKRCPFCSAIFKIKSALESHLQTKHPEQCSRGYINVDNIPDEDVSMDSFASSQMSEIGQKNQTYAPNPYYQNADDVENLGKMYQESLKRYMEEMQQSSMQNGVLSEGGEKTKPEGDSPLDLSKPVDLRMDQEQDDDEDSMSECTDIMDDESPASPASSTQSGQQRVNAPGGSSSSQNKRYRTQMSNVQVKVMKALFDDYKTPTMGECEMLGREIGLAKRVVQVWFQNARAKEKKYKLQTKQNQELTGPPDECKYCRFKYTHKYSVQDHIFTSRHIALVKQHVESRMSVSDMSGNCSDGDFTVPSTPGDPHNNNLPNQQVNQLQMLQLAGLIGQSPVAQAVAMATIAKLDGKDQSQMTAEELALLPHLYNLGVSFQQGFMHPGTAMMTSPEMSDK from the exons ATGCCGTCACCGATACCAGTACAATCGTCCTCGCCAACAGGTGGAGGCCTAGTGGACCGTGCCGCCGGATGGACAACAGACACACCGCCCGAAACAAACAGCGCAGCGATTAGCAGcaacgccgccaccgccgcagcAGTTGTCGTGGCTGACATGAGTCCAGAAGAAGAGCAGTCAAGCTCGCCGGTGACGGGCGTGATCGCCGGCCGGGACGACGAGGAGCGCCGGCTGACCTCGCCACCGTCGGGTAGTAAATTCGACTCGGTGGCCAGCAAACCGGACGCCGAGTCCGAGTCGTGGGCGAACAGCAGCGACGTGGAAAAGTTCGATGGCAAGATCGTGTACAACCCGGACGGGTCGGCGTACATAATTGAGGATAACAGTGAGCTGAGCGAAGATGATGGCGTCGACCTTCCGTCCGAGCTCCTCGGATCCGGAAGTATCGTGGACGGCCGAGGCGTGAACTTGTCGCAAGCCGAGGTATTCCCACAGATCGCTAACGCGTTCTACGTGTCCCGGGCCAACTACGGGGACCTGTATGagcagcaacaacagcagcagacTAACAGTGCACCCGCCGCCGCGGCCCTTAACAGGGTGTTCCAAGACAAAAAGATAGTTCCTGAAGTGCCGGTGATGCACAGCTACAGGGTGTATACTGTCCGTGATAAGGCGGGCGCGTCAGATAACCGAACGCCGCCGTTGTCCAATGACTGTTCGACGGTACCTGTCAAGCCGATACTCATGTGCTTCATATGCAAACTGTCGTTTGGGTACGCAAAGTCTTTCGTAGCACACGCCACCGGTGAACATGGTGTCACGCTTCAGGAGGATGAGTACAACATACTTGGTCACAAGAACGCGTCAGCCATCGTGCAATGCGTGGGCAAAGAAAAAGAGCCGTTGGTATCGTTCCTCGAGCCTTTGGCCCTGCCCGCAAACAAAGCTCATACTCGGACCGCGTCCCCGTcccagtcgtcgtcgtcgtcgtcgccgaaCGCCGCTCACAAAGTTCCTAATGCGTTTATTAATGACGGTAATCGTTCCTCCTCCTCCGACGGCGGTGGCGGCAGCGGTGGCGACCAGAAAGGTTGCCCGGAAAGCCTGGTGGTGCACAGGCGCAACTCCACGCCGCCCACCTCTTCTCCGAGCGTCAATACAGTTCCTGAGACGTCCGTCTCCCTACCTCAATCTGGTAGTCCTAGAAGTAATGTTAACTCGTTTAGtataagtaaaaacaataattgtagtAATAAAGCCGCCGCCTCTGCAACTGGCAGTAGGTCCAATATGTACGATTGTATCATGGACCTGACCAGGAAGAGTCCAATATCTGCGTTGGCCGTATCGTCAGGCACGTCAGCCCGGAGCAACAGCGCATCGCCGGGTGCTAGCCCGTCGCCGGGCACCACACTCAGCCCGCAACTCATATCGGGAAATGCCCCGTTATCGTATCCACAACCACCGCCCAACTTCATGACCGGCACTACGATTGGTGTGTGTCCAGATCACATGAACGGTAGGCCAAGTGGAGTGGACTGTGCCAGATGTGAGCTCATTTTAAGTTCCTCGAGACTAGGTGGCGTTGGTGGGTCGCTAGTCGGTATGCACTCTAGAAATTCGTGTAAAACGCTTAAATGCCCTAAATGCAATTGGCACTACAAATACCAAGAGACACTAGAAATACACATGAAAGAAAAACACCCCGAATCCGAGACGTCGTGCGTGTATTGTATTGCCGGTCAACCGCATCCGCGGTTGGCTAGGGGTGAGACGTACACGTGTGGTTACAAACCGTATCGTTGCGAAGTGTGCAACTACTCGACGACTACTAAAGGCAACCTAAGCATACACATGCAATCCGACAAACATTTAAACAACATGCAAGAGTTACAAAACGGTGGTGTTGCCGGAAATGAAATGCAAAGGCACCAGGCTTCGTCGCCGTCTCAGCACCCAAAACAGTCTTCAGCCATGAGCCCGGGGTCGACGAGCAGCCAACATCCAGCCATGAACAGCCCAATGATTAATCAGAAGCCCAAACCTACGTTTAGGTGCGAGGTGTGCAACTATGAGACTAACGTAGCCCGAAACCTTCGCATACACATGACCAGCGAGAAGCATACACACAACATCATGGTTTTGCAGCAAAGCGTCAAACATATGCAGACACTCAACGCTCTACAGACGCATCACCAACAGCAGATGAACTTCGAGTCGCTAATGCACTTTCATCCGGGGCTCACGCTACCCGGAGACAAGCCACCGCCGCACACCGAAGCAGCACTCGCCGACATGGCTTATAACCAGGCGTTACTCATACAAATGATGACCGGTGGACAAATGCCGCCACATTTCGCGGGTGACGTGTCTCCTCACGTCGACACCGACATCGGACTGAACCCAGAGACCATGGAACCACCGCCCGAGCCGGTGGACAAAAATCCAAACTTCATGTTCCAGTGCAGTACGTGTAGCACTTTCGTCACGGACTCGTTGGAGACGCTATCGCATCACTTGTCCACCGACCGGACCAAAGTACGCGAACAAGAAATACTCACTGTGGTGGCTGGAAACTACATATGCAACCTATGCACGTACAAGACAAACCTGAAGGCAAACTTTCAGCTACATTGCAAGACCGACAAACATTTACAGAGGCTGCAGCACGTCAACCATGTGAAAGAAGGCGGGCCGCAGAACGAGTGGAAGCTCAAGTACATGTCGTCGCCCGGTGGCGTCCAAGTGAGGTGCAATGCGTGCGATTACTATACAAACAGCACGCACAAGCTACAACTTCACTGTTCCGGACAAAGGCACGAGGCCGCCTCGCTGTTGTTCCGGTATCTGCGGGACAACGACGCCGGTGAAGCTTCTGTCTATCATTGTTTGCTGTGCGAGTTCTCTAGCAAAGATAAATTACCACTATTGCAACACGTCAGGACCGTGAAACACATGCAAATGGAGCAGCTGCACCAAATGCAAAGGCGGTCCGATGGCAAAGACATACAAACTGACATTAACATGGTGTTCCAAGTGACCAGTGCTCCGCAAACGTCTATGTCTGTAGATAGCGACCAAGAACAAG atcgcGAAAACAAAGGAGACAACGAAAGTCCTAATATGTCTATGGACGCAATGAAAGCAGAAAGTTCCGAACAGTTCGAATTGGACTCTAATCTCAACTCACCAAAAATTACCGAAGGTCAAGAACAACTGACTCCAACCGACCAAAAGAAAAATGAATTGTACTGTCCACTTTGTCAAGATGTTTTcgaagatttaattaattttgaaaaacatttaatgaatattcATAGTGTAAACTCCGAAGGTCTCCAACGGTTGCTGAGCTTAGTCAACCAATCACATTGGTTGAACTCATCAAAATCTTCACAGCAGAGTCCTCCTCATACTTCAACTAGTCCACCGTCGCCCGACTTAGACAAATCAATTGAAAAATCTGACGAAATACAAGATCAAGATACTGACGAAAATAAATGTCCAACATGTCAAAAAGTGTGCaaaaatattgatgatttaTGTCAACATCAAAACGATACCGGCCATGTCGAAATTAAACAGACGCCAAACGGACCGGGATACCTGTGCTGGAAAAAAGGTTGCAACCTGTATTTTACTACAGTGCAAAATTTACATATTCATTTCCGTGAAGTGCACGCTGGACAACAAAACATTCTTGTGTCCGAAAAACATGTTTACAAATACAGATGCAATCAGTGTAGTTTAGCGTTCAAAACACTTGACAAATTGCAAGCGCATTCTCAGTATCACGCCATAAGAGATCTGACGAAGTGCATATTGTGCAGACGTAGTTTCAGGACTGTTGCTACTTTTCAAAAACACTTACAAACCGCCCATCCAGATCTAGCGCAAGCTGATCTTGAAGCGTTGAAGCAAAACTCCATGCTCCAGTTCGAACAGTCGGCAGACGAAAAAATGGAAATCGACGAGTCCGTCGACGACGAAGAAGAAAAGGACGAAGAACCTGAATGTGACAACAGTGACGATTCGATCGCGTTTAAGCAACAGCAGTTGATTGAAGATTACATGAACGGACAGACACTAGCTGAAGACGGGTACAATGATTCAGAAAGAAAGTACAAGTGTCACAGGTGTAAAGTGGCATTCACCAATCAGAAGTACCTAACGCATCACAACAAAACGCTTTTGCATCGCAAGGGTGAAAAACAGACTTATCCTATGGAAAAATATCTCGACCCCAACCGGCCGTTTAAGTGTGAGGTGTGCAAAGAGTCGTTCACAcagaaaaatatacttttagtgCACTATAACTCTGTTCTTCATTTACACAAGCTGAAGCGATCCATGCAAGAGCAACAGCAAcaattaaacaacaataacacACCAATCGTATCAAACAACTCATCTTTCGCCGCCGTGAATGCGTCTAAGACATCGGGTTCAACGTCGGAAGACGACGACAAAAAACCGTACAAGTGCAACATATGCAAAGTCGCTTACACGCAAGGCTCGACATTGGACATTCATATGAGGTCAGTCTTGCACCAGACTAGAGCTTCAAAGCTGCACGATCTCGCGTTGGCTGGACAGGTAGACTTGACCAAACCAATAATCGAGCAACCGGAACAGGGCAGTAGACCACCATCACAAAACCGACAGGACGCCGAAAGCCAAGCATCCAGCAAAGATGAACAACAACAACCATTACaactacaacaacaacaacaacaacaaccacAACCACAACCACAAAACCACCACCAAAAAGGCAACCAGCTGAGTTGTCAACGGTGCAATGCTTTGTTTTCGAATCAAGATCAACTTAACACTCATCAACAGCTGTACTGTATGTTTGGAACTCCGATGAATATGTTGCCAATGAATCCTACACTAGCGTTTGCGGCCAATAATTTGAGTGCTGCCGTGCAGGGTCCAAAATCGCCGTCGCAGCAGATAACGCTGACCGAAGAACAGCTGTTAAAAGTGCCATTGGCACTCCAAGGCAAGAAGCACTCACACATGTACAAACTTTTGGAGAGCTATGGGTTCGATCTGGTGATGCAGTTCAACGAAAACCATCAGAAGCGGAAGGAAAATGAAAAGTTACTACAAGAGCTCACCGCCCAAATAGAAATGGAACAGCAGGCGAACGCTGTCAAAGaggaaataaatgaaataaatgaagAAGATACCGGTGACTTACCAGAAGTTGCTAAGTCGACATGCGTGCATTGTAACAAGGAGTTCTCTAGCGTGTGGGTACTTAAAGCTCACTGTGAAGAAGTACACAAGGATCTAGTACCTTTCGATTTTCTTGAAAAGTACGCCAAACAGATTAAATGCGAAATAGAAAAGAAAGGCAACGAACCACCGACTGTCAACACAACCATGTCATTGCCGTCATCAACATCTGTGTCTACCACTACTACGCCGACGGCCAGGATCGGTTCGCCGTCCGAGGATGTGTCCGTGAAGACAGAAAACGAACAAGACATCGAAGCACAAACAGAAAATGCCGATTACATGTCTAACGCGGCCACATCGTCGACTGGTGAACCGTCCAACGTTAACATGTCTGGTGTACCACCGAACATCCCTCTATCGGTCGCGCAACACTTAAATGAAATGCAAGCGGCATTCAACGCGATGGCCGCCTCACAACTAACTCAACAACTACAACAGTTTAATCCTATGATGGTAGCTAGTATGGCCGGTCTCGGCATGGGGCTGCCTTTAGGCCTCAACATGCAAGCGCTCGCCGCTATGAATCTTCAACCGCCGTTGGTTCCGATGATGATGCCGCCACCAAATTTCGAATCCATTATGAGTTCGCAACAAAATACGATTTTCCAACAACAGCCCAACTCCATAGACCCGACTGGAATACTGGCTAAACAACAACAATTACTCCAACAACAGCAACAAGTG cAACAAAATTCGCAACAAAAACGAGCGAGGACACGCATCACTGATGATCAATTGAAAATCCTACGTGCTCACTTTGACATAAACAATTCTCCATCTGAAGATCAAATTCAAGAAATGGCTAGCCAAAGTGGTCTTCCACCCAAAGTCATCAAACATTGGTTTAGAAATACATTGTTTAAGGAAAGACAGAGAAATAAAGATTCTCCGTACAATTTCAATAATCCACCATCGACTACATTAAATTTGGAAGAATACGAGAAAACTGGGGAGGCGAAAGTGATGCCTCTCACTCAACCGATACCAATAATCGAAAACACTGACGTCATCGTCATAAAAGAAGCACCCAAGACACCTACATTCGCGAAAAAGAAGCCCTTACAGACCAGCACTCCAAATAATAACACCGTTGTGCGAGCACAAAGCCAAACGCCCACATTTCCACAACAACAGACATTTGCTCAAAACTTTTCGAGACCGTTCACCACACAACCGATGGAGTCTCCAGTGAAGATGGAATCACAAGTCAAACCAGAACTGAAAGATGCCGAAACCAGTCAACCTGAAACGAAATTTCCATGGGGCAATCCCGAGTCTCCGTCCAAACGTAGAGATTCGGTTGAAGAAAAACAAAACCTGTACCTCCATCACGACAGAGGGTCTCCTCTTGATTTAAATGCGGCCGAAAATCTCACTTTGTCCTCGATACTCACTTCTCAACATCAAGAAATAAATATGTCAAATGCGATTTCTACCAGCAATATGCTACCACCGAAAATATCTGCATCGAGTTTTACATCACCGCCACAAATGTCGGTAACCACACAATCTGGCCCGAGGAGCATTAGCCCGGGTAGATCTCCTAATTCATCCGATGGGTTCCCGCATTCAATTATGATGAACCAGAGTAGCGGTGGTTCCGGTGGTTCTACTTCATCTGGTAAACGGGCAAATAGAACTCGTTTTACAGATTGTCAGATCAAAGTGCTTCAAGAGTTCTTTGAAAACAACGCCTATCCAAAAGACGATGACCTCGAGTATCTATCTAAATTGCTGAACTTGAGTCCCAGAGTGATTGTCGTGTGGTTCCAAAACGCTCGTCAAAAAGCTAGAAAAGTTTACGAAAATCAGCCAGCTGTAGAACCTGCACCAGGTATTGTTGAGGAGGGATCAAATCGATTTCAAAGAACACCTGGTTTGAACTATCAGTGTAATAAATGCCTGTTAGTGTTCCAGAGATATTATGAACTTATTAGACATCAGAAGACGCACTGTTTCAAAGAAGAGGACGCTAAAAGATCAGCTCAAGCTCAAGCAGCGGCCGCCCACATTGCAGCTGCATTGAGCTCCGAAGATTCCAACTCGAGCACTGTAGAAAATCATCAAGGACAAAGCGCCAATTCTAATCCGATGACTCCAAATCCGACGCCGACTCCGAGTTTGACGTATCCGACGTCACCGATTCAAACATCATCTTCGCATGACAAAGAAAATGTTTACAACTGTGAACACTGTAATTCGGTATTCACAAAACTTGACCAGTGGAAAGAACATCAACAAGTCCATTTAATGAACCCAAATTTGTTTCCTACCTATCATCCAGAGAGCGCTTTCGGAATTTTACAACAACAGGCACAATTAcaccaacaacaacagcagctcCAACAACAACAATCTCAGTCACAGCAGATGAGTGGCACTTCTGAAATGAACGCTAACCCTACATCGTTAATTTTGTCCATGATGCAACAGAATAATAAAAGGTCATTTGATGAATTTGACGATCATAGTGATAAAGAAACCGAGTTCACAAAAGACAAACGCTTGAGGACCACTATTTTACCTGAACAGTTGGATTATttgtatcaaaaatatcaaatcgaAAGTAATCCATCTAGAAAGATGTTAGAAAGTATTGCGCAAGAAGTGGGCCTAAAGAAACGCGTGGTCCAAGTGTGGTTCCAAAATACTAGGGCCAGAGAACGAAAAGGTCAGTTTAGAGCTCATTCGCAAGCGATCAATAAGAGATGTCCTTTCTGTTCTGccattttcaaaatcaaatcgGCGTTAGAATCGCATTTGCAGACCAAACACCCGGAACAGTGTTCCAGGGGATACATCAACGTAGACAACATTCCGGATGAAGATGTCAGTATGGATTCGTTTGCATCGTCCCAAATGAGCGAAATTGGGCAAAAGAACCAGACGTATGCGCCGAACCCATATTATCAGAATGCGGATGACGTGGAAAACTTGGGTAAAATGTACCAAGAGTCATTGAAAAGATACATGGAGGAAATGCAACAGTCAAGCATGCAGAATGGCGTTCTGTCCGAGGGTGGTGAGAAAACCAAACCAGAGGGAGACAGTCCGCTGGATCTGAGCAAACCTGTGGATTTACGTATGGATCAAGAACAGGACGATGACGAAGACAGCATGTCAGAGTGCACGGATATTATGGACGACGAAAGTCCAGCGTCACCGGCGTCGAGCACTCAAAGCGGTCAGCAGAGGGTGAACGCTCCAGGTGGCAGCAGTAGCAGTCAAAACAAACGATACCGGACGCAAATGAGCAACGTGCAGGTGAAAGTAATGAAAGCACTGTTTGATGACTACAAAACCCCGACGATGGGTGAGTGCGAGATGCTAGGTCGTGAAATCGGCTTGGCAAAGCGCGTGGTTCAGGTGTGGTTCCAGAACGCACGGGCCAAGGAGAAGAAGTACAAGTTGCAAACGAAGCAGAACCAAGAACTGACCGGGCCACCGGACGAGTGCAAATATTGTCGATTCAAATACACACACAAGTACTCCGTCCAGGACCACATATTCACCAGCCGGCACATCGCACTGGTAAAGCAGCACGTGGAGAGCCGCATGTCGGTGTCTGACATGTCGGGCAACTGCAGTGACGGCGATTTCACGGTGCCGTCCACCCCAGGCGACCCGCACAACAACAACCTGCCCAACCAGCAAGTCAACCAGCTGCAGATGCTCCAACTGGCCGGGCTCATTGGCCAGTCACCCGTTGCGCAGGCCGTGGCCATGGCCACCATAGCGAAGCTGGATGGCAAGGACCAGTCGCAGATGACCGCCGAGGAGCTGGCCTTGTTGCCGCACCTATACAACTTGGGCGTGAGTTTCCAGCAAGGATTCATGCACCCGGGCACAGCCATGATGACGTCGCCAG AAATGAGTGATAAATGA